A genomic region of Aedes albopictus strain Foshan unplaced genomic scaffold, AalbF5 HiC_scaffold_975, whole genome shotgun sequence contains the following coding sequences:
- the LOC115258151 gene encoding uncharacterized protein LOC115258151 — MANIDDSEMKLVELIITNPEESELSDGKLKFKLNLQPIHLRFFLGADSDPDGDCELRHLVTGTWGLDRAVYDILIAHGYTREYARTLDEKALNDVFSVAKWTAHKHALRQKLMKWEESILYQEGNTEEAAQRSDSVPVRNEANSAVSGSPQRKLLPTSVSRALLDSILERNEKGKIVCKYFQLHQRLDKQQRKFLAHTIVDYYIASQKYFSLPDMSRFAELIAERFPSEIPVTYYNPRNKSANKRHPSGMLYDRFHNRKKTSPTTISSTPATETTFHSEQKEAALQLSVTGKTIRVKALFFIATQNFPAF, encoded by the exons ATGGCAAATATCGACGACTCGGAAATGAAATTGGTGGAGCTTATTATAACTAACCCGGAGGAATCCGAATTATCTGATGGTAAGCTAAAATTCAAACTAAATTTGCAGCCAATTCATCTTCGCTTCTTTTTAGGCGCAGATTCTGATCCTGACGGCGATTGTGAACTACGACATCTAGTAACCGGAACATGGGGCTTGGACCGGGCTGTTTACGATATTTTGATCG CTCATGGTTATACCAGGGAGTACGCAAGGACGCTGGACGAAAAGGCGTTAAATGACGTTTTTTCCGTCGCCAAATGGACGGCCCATAAGCATGCGCTCCGCCAGAAATTGATGAAGTGGGAGGAAAGTATCCTCTACCAAGAAGGCAATACGGAAGAGGCAGCTCAGCGAAGCGACTCGGTTCCCGTTCGGAACGAGGCAAACTCGGCGGTATCCGGCTCACCTCAACGAAAGCTCCTCCCGACAAGCGTCTCGCGAGCTCTGCTGGATAGTATTTTGGAACGCAATGAGAAAGGGAAGATCGTCTGCAAGTACTTCCAGTTACACCAAAGACTGGATAAACAACAGCGGAAGTTTTTGGCGCACACTATCGTCGATTACTACATTGCCAGCCAAAAATATTTTTCGCTCCCAGACATGTCGAGATTTGCGGAACTCATAGCTGAACGTTTCCCATCTGAGATACCA GTGACGTACTACAATCCTCGCAACAAGTCTGCAAATAAGAGGCACCCATCCGGTATGCTGTATGACCGCTTCCACAACAGGAAAAAAACATCCCCTACAACGATTTCCAGTACTCCGGCGACAGAAACAACCTTCCATTCGGAGCAAAAGGAAGCGGCCCTGCAGTTATCTGTAACAGGTAAAACtattagggtaaaagcactattCTTCATCGCTACTCAAAATTTCCCCGCTTTCTAA
- the LOC109428733 gene encoding uncharacterized protein LOC109428733, which yields MANIDDSEMKLVELIITNPEESELSDESYVFNAYIFLAHGYTREYARTLDEKALNDVFSVAKWTAHKHALRQKLMKWEESILYQEGNTEEAAQRSDSVPVRNEANSAVSGSPQRKLLPTSVSRALLDSILERNEKGKIVCKYFQLHQRLDKQQRKFLAHTIVDYYIASQKYFSLPDMSRFAELIAERFPSEIPVTYYNPRNKSANKRHPSGMLYDRFHNRKKTSPTTISSTPATETTFHSEQKEAALQLSVTGKTIRVKALFFIATQNFPAF from the exons ATGGCAAATATCGACGACTCGGAAATGAAATTGGTGGAGCTTATTATAACTAACCCGGAGGAATCCGAATTATCTGATG AATCATACGTTTTTAATGCTTACATATTTTTAGCTCATGGTTATACCAGGGAGTACGCAAGGACGCTGGACGAAAAGGCGTTAAATGACGTTTTTTCCGTCGCCAAATGGACGGCCCATAAGCATGCGCTCCGCCAGAAATTGATGAAGTGGGAGGAAAGTATCCTCTACCAAGAAGGCAATACGGAAGAGGCAGCTCAGCGAAGCGACTCGGTTCCCGTTCGGAACGAGGCAAACTCGGCGGTATCCGGCTCACCTCAACGAAAGCTCCTCCCGACAAGCGTCTCGCGAGCTCTGCTGGATAGTATTTTGGAACGCAATGAGAAAGGGAAGATCGTCTGCAAGTACTTCCAGTTACACCAAAGACTGGATAAACAACAGCGGAAGTTTTTGGCGCACACTATCGTCGATTACTACATTGCCAGCCAAAAATATTTTTCGCTCCCAGACATGTCGAGATTTGCGGAACTCATAGCTGAACGTTTCCCATCTGAGATACCA GTGACGTACTACAATCCTCGCAACAAGTCTGCAAATAAGAGGCACCCATCCGGTATGCTGTATGACCGCTTCCACAACAGGAAAAAAACATCCCCTACAACGATTTCCAGTACTCCGGCGACAGAAACAACCTTCCATTCGGAGCAAAAGGAAGCGGCCCTGCAGTTATCTGTAACAGGTAAAACtattagggtaaaagcactattCTTCATCGCTACTCAAAATTTCCCCGCTTTCTAA